The Chloroflexota bacterium DNA segment GACAAGACTTACTACGTGTACATTCTGACCAACGGTGTCCGAACGCTCTATGTAGGTGTCACCAACGATGTCTTTCGTCGCATTCATGAGCATAGGCAGAAACTCATTCCGGGTTTCACAAGGAAGTACAATTTGACCTGGTTGGCCTACTATGAAGAAACCTCGGACGTCGCCTCTGCAATTGCGCGAGAAAAGCAAATCAAGAGTTGGCGTAGAAGCAAGAAAGTTGACCTAATCGAGTCCGTGAATCCTCGTTGGAAGGACTTGGCGCTAGAATGGTTTGAAGGTGATCAATAGCAACTCTAGATTCCTCGCTGCGCTCGGAATGACAAACACTGCGGACTGCTAGACACTGCGGGAGGATGATCGAAGTCCGACAA contains these protein-coding regions:
- a CDS encoding GIY-YIG nuclease family protein, which encodes MAKSLDKTYYVYILTNGVRTLYVGVTNDVFRRIHEHRQKLIPGFTRKYNLTWLAYYEETSDVASAIAREKQIKSWRRSKKVDLIESVNPRWKDLALEWFEGDQ